The proteins below come from a single Ruficoccus amylovorans genomic window:
- a CDS encoding LolA family protein yields the protein MTRSVPLLLTCLFLNAFSAGAANISDPRLEEILNDYLSLHGGIYKIHDLSSLRIEGTLNSGETHVADVLIFQKRPNKVRLVMQNGPRKVTMGYNGEQCWVQQSINGKPIPGMELDETATANFIRESDMIDPLVNYRDTDYTYKLADEPTLNGTETYLIEVTRPGIIGSESYYLSQEDLKLIQKVTKVPHADGTTEEVVTTYSDYRPVNEIPMPYRTVTQVQDGEKQVLNVQSIVPNAGVFDYYFEEPK from the coding sequence ATGACACGTTCTGTTCCACTCCTCCTGACCTGCCTGTTTCTGAATGCTTTCAGCGCGGGAGCCGCCAATATCTCCGACCCCAGGCTTGAGGAGATCCTTAATGATTACCTGAGCCTGCACGGGGGCATTTATAAAATACATGACCTCAGCAGCCTCAGAATCGAGGGAACCCTGAATTCCGGCGAGACGCATGTCGCCGATGTCCTTATTTTCCAGAAGCGACCGAACAAAGTGCGTCTCGTAATGCAAAATGGACCGCGAAAAGTAACCATGGGTTACAACGGAGAGCAATGCTGGGTCCAGCAGTCAATAAACGGAAAACCTATCCCGGGGATGGAACTCGATGAAACCGCGACGGCCAATTTCATCCGGGAATCAGACATGATCGACCCGCTGGTCAACTACCGCGACACCGACTATACCTATAAGCTCGCGGACGAACCGACCTTGAACGGCACCGAAACCTATCTGATCGAAGTCACTCGCCCCGGCATCATCGGCAGCGAAAGTTACTACCTCTCGCAGGAGGACCTCAAACTCATCCAGAAGGTCACCAAAGTCCCCCATGCCGACGGCACGACCGAGGAAGTCGTCACCACTTACAGCGATTATCGCCCGGTCAACGAGATCCCAATGCCGTATCGGACCGTAACCCAGGTTCAGGATGGAGAAAAACAGGTCCTGAATGTACAGTCCATCGTGCCCAACGCCGGTGTTTTCGACTACTACTTCGAGGAGCCGAAATAA
- a CDS encoding alpha/beta hydrolase, whose translation MQTFSLSGTLPTGTTGPAPAMQAWLPNEADRNGAAIIIFPGGGYAKHAEHEGKGYAEYFVARGYACFVAIYRVTPDVHPAMLEDALAAVYAVRSRAAELGIDPDKIGVMGSSAGGHLAAHCLTASGTYSADLPLAPNFGILCYPVISMLGEHRHTGSAHNLHGGEPTPEQVAATSPELLASPQTPPCFIWHTREDQGVPSMNSLLFAQALERAGVSYELHIYKEGPHGLGLNTEYDWGGACTKWLGKILA comes from the coding sequence ATGCAAACTTTCAGCCTCAGCGGCACTCTCCCCACTGGAACCACCGGCCCCGCCCCGGCCATGCAGGCTTGGCTGCCCAACGAAGCCGACCGTAACGGCGCGGCCATCATCATCTTTCCGGGGGGCGGGTATGCCAAACACGCCGAACACGAAGGCAAGGGCTACGCCGAGTACTTCGTGGCCCGTGGCTACGCCTGTTTTGTGGCGATCTACCGGGTCACGCCTGACGTGCATCCGGCCATGCTGGAGGATGCGCTGGCGGCGGTTTATGCCGTCCGCAGCCGCGCGGCCGAGCTCGGGATCGACCCGGACAAGATCGGTGTCATGGGCTCCTCCGCCGGTGGGCACCTGGCTGCCCATTGCCTGACCGCCAGCGGCACCTACAGCGCCGACCTCCCGCTGGCCCCGAACTTCGGCATCCTCTGCTACCCGGTCATCAGCATGCTCGGTGAGCATCGCCACACCGGCTCGGCTCATAATCTCCACGGTGGCGAGCCCACCCCGGAGCAGGTGGCGGCGACTTCGCCGGAGCTGCTCGCCAGTCCGCAGACCCCGCCGTGCTTTATCTGGCACACGCGGGAGGACCAGGGTGTCCCGTCGATGAACAGCCTGCTTTTCGCCCAGGCGCTGGAGCGCGCGGGCGTCAGCTACGAGCTGCACATCTATAAGGAAGGTCCCCACGGACTTGGGTTGAACACCGAATACGACTGGGGTGGCGCCTGCACAAAATGGCTGGGAAAAATCCTGGCATGA
- a CDS encoding NnrS family protein translates to MKALPMPTVPEPARCGFWRLVAEGEPYRLLFAVGTLLGVFGVSLWPAYAWGLVDGYPGQTHARIMIEGFLSCFVVGFLGTAFPRLLEVRRFSLEESLTWAGIFTGASACHVMGKHLWGDYVFTLGMTLLLGSLWVRFRSRRDTPPPGFVLVLLGMLCALSGGATLVVQQLAPDRVGAVTVLFFKTALNQGYLLLPVMGIGAFLIPRFFGLPNRQDFPESLKLPRGWIPRALFALLCGGLVLTSFYLEAIGEQRFGFGLRAFAVVLYFYRELPLHQAKFNQGALALAMRVALFSIPLGYAAMALWPARQAALIHVVFISGFSLLTFTVATRVALGHSGRSHLFKARLVPVYLLGGLLVLAMTTRVSADWLPLSRMNHIGYAAIVWMVGVGIWLCRFGPCLRDDVEREQKM, encoded by the coding sequence CCTACCGCCTGCTCTTTGCCGTGGGGACGCTGCTGGGGGTGTTTGGCGTGTCGTTATGGCCTGCCTACGCCTGGGGCTTGGTTGATGGCTATCCCGGCCAGACGCATGCGCGGATCATGATCGAGGGGTTTCTGAGTTGTTTTGTCGTGGGCTTTCTGGGGACGGCTTTCCCGCGTTTGCTGGAGGTCCGGCGCTTCTCGCTGGAGGAGAGCCTGACCTGGGCCGGTATTTTTACCGGCGCGAGCGCTTGCCACGTCATGGGGAAACACCTGTGGGGTGATTACGTTTTCACGCTGGGCATGACGCTGCTGCTCGGTAGTCTGTGGGTGCGCTTTCGCTCACGGCGTGACACGCCTCCGCCGGGCTTTGTTCTCGTTCTGTTGGGCATGTTGTGCGCCTTGAGCGGTGGGGCCACCTTGGTTGTCCAGCAGTTAGCCCCCGACCGGGTGGGCGCGGTTACGGTCTTGTTTTTCAAGACTGCACTGAACCAGGGCTACCTGCTGCTGCCAGTCATGGGCATCGGGGCGTTTCTGATCCCGCGTTTTTTTGGACTGCCCAACCGGCAGGACTTTCCCGAATCGTTAAAACTGCCCCGCGGCTGGATTCCCCGGGCACTGTTCGCGTTGCTGTGCGGAGGGCTTGTGCTGACCAGTTTCTATCTGGAAGCAATCGGTGAGCAACGGTTCGGGTTTGGGCTGCGAGCCTTTGCCGTTGTGTTGTATTTTTACCGGGAACTCCCCCTGCACCAGGCGAAATTCAACCAGGGGGCACTCGCGTTGGCCATGCGGGTGGCGCTGTTTTCCATCCCGTTGGGGTATGCGGCGATGGCGTTGTGGCCCGCCCGGCAGGCTGCACTGATCCATGTCGTGTTCATCTCGGGCTTTAGTCTGTTGACCTTTACCGTCGCGACTCGGGTGGCACTGGGCCATAGTGGACGCAGCCATCTTTTTAAGGCACGTCTGGTCCCTGTGTACCTGTTGGGAGGACTGTTGGTGCTCGCCATGACTACGCGCGTCAGCGCCGACTGGCTGCCGCTCAGCCGCATGAATCACATAGGCTACGCAGCGATTGTCTGGATGGTGGGCGTGGGCATCTGGCTGTGCCGCTTCGGCCCCTGTCTGCGCGATGATGTCGAGCGCGAACAAAAGATGTGA